The stretch of DNA CGGCCTGATCAACTCGCTCGCGACCTATGCCCGCGTGAACCAGTACGGTTTCATCGAGACCCCCTACCGCAAGGTGGTGGACAACAAGGTGACCAACGAGGTCGTCTATCTCTCGGCGATGGAGGAGGGCAAGTACACGATCGCCCAGGCCAACGCCGAACTCGATGCCGAAGGCCGCTTCACCGCGGATCTGGTCTCCTGCCGCGAGGCGGGCGAATTCGAAATGCGCCTGCCGACGTCGATCCAGCTGATGGACGTCTCGCCGAAGCAACTCGTCTCGGTCGCCGCGGCGCTGATCCCGTTCCTCGAGAACGACGACGCGAACCGCGCGCTCATGGGCTCGAACATGCAGCGCCAGGCCGTGCCGCTGATCAAGGCGGAAGCGCCCCTGGTCGGCACCGGCATGGAAGCGACGGTGGCGCGCGATTCCGGCGTCACCATCGTCGCCCGCCGCCCGGGCGTGGTCGACCAGATCGACGGTACCCGCATCGTGGTGCGGGCGACCGAGGAAACCGATCCGGCGGCGTCCGGCGTCGACATCTATCGCCTGTCGAAGTTCCAGCGCTCGAACCAGAACACCTGCATCACCCAGCGCCCGCTGGTGAAGGTGGGCGACCGGGTGAACCGCGGCGACATCATCGCCGACGGCCCGTCGACCGAACTGGGCGAACTGGCGCTCGGCCGGAACGTCCTCGTCGCCTTCATGCCGTGGAACGGCTACAACTTCGAAGATTCGATCCTGATCTCGGAACGGATCGTGTCGGAAGACGTCTTCACCTCGATCCACATCGAGGAATTCGAAGTGATGGCCCGCGACACCAAGCTCGGGCCCGAGGAAATCACCCGCGACATCCCGAACATCGGTGAAGAAGGCCTGAAGAACCTCGACGAGGCGGGCATCGTCTACATCGGCGCCGAGGTGAAGCCGGGCGACATCCTGGTCGGCAAGGTGACGCCGAAGGGCGAAAGCCCGATGACCCCGGAAGAAAAGCTGCTGCGCGCCATCTTCGGCGAAAAGGCGTCGGACGTGCGCGATACCTCGCTGCGCCTGCCGCCGGGCGTCGCCGGCACGGTGGTCGAGGTCCGCGTGTTCAACCGCCACGGCGTCGACAAGGACGAGCGCGCCCTGGCGATCGAACGCGAGCAGATCGAGACCCTGGCCAAGGACCGCGACGACGAACTCGCGATCCTCGAGCGTAACGTCTACGGTCGCCTGAAGGGGCTGCTCGCGGGCAAGACCGTGGCCTCGGGCCCGAAGGGCATGCGCTCGGGCGTGGTCGTCGATGAGGCGGGCCTCGGCGAGCTGACCAAGGGCCAGTGGTGGCAGATCGCCATCAAGGGCGACGAGCAGGCCAACCACGACGTCGAAGCCCTGAAGAAGCATTTCGACGAGGCGAAGGACCGCCTGCAGAAGCGCTTCGAGGACAAGGTCGAGAAGCTGCAGCGCGGCGACGAGCTGCAGCCCGGCGTGATGAAGATGGTCAAGGTCTTCGTCGCGGTGAAGCGCAAGCTCCAGCCCGGCGACAAGATGGCCGGCCGTCACGGCAACAAGGGCGTGATCTCGCGCATCATGCCGCGCGAGGACATGCCCTACCTCGAAGACGGCACCAATGTCGACATCGTGCTGAACCCGCTGGGCGTGCCGTCGCGCATGAACGTCGGGCAGATCCTGGAAACCCACCTCGGCTGGGCCGCGGCCGGTCTCGGCCGCCAGATCGGCGAGGTGGCGGACAAGATCCGCCGCGGCAACCAGGAAGCCAACGCGCTGCGCGACAAGTTGCGGGCGATCTATTCGGCGGCGGAATACGCCGAGAAGATCGAACCGCTCGAGGACGGCCAGCTGCTCGAGATGGCGGACAACCTGCGCCGCGGCGTGCCCATGGCGACCCCGGTGTTCGACGGCGCCCAGCCCTCGGATATCGAGCATTACCTGGAACGGGCGGGTTTCGCGACCTCGGGCCAGAGCACGCTGCTCGACGGCCGCACGGGCGAGGCGTTCGACCGCAAGGTCACCGTCGGCTACATCTACATGCTGAAGCTGCACCACCTCGTGGACGACAAGATCCACGCCCGGTCGATCGGCCCCTACAGCCTGGTCACCCAGCAGCCGCTGGGCGGCAAGGCCCAGTTCGGCGGCCAGCGCTTCGGCGAAATGGAAGTGTGGGCGCTCCAGGCTTATGGCGCCGCCTATACGCTCCAGGAAATGCTGACGGTGAAGTCGGACGACGTCGCCGGCCGCACCAAGGTCTATGAGGCGATCGTGCGCGGCGAGGACAATTTCGAGGCCGGTATTCCGGAATCCTTCAACGTTCTCGTCATGGAAATGCGCTCGCTGGGCCTGAATGTCGACATGGGCGGCAAGGACGCGGCGTAAGCCGCGGCCTTGCTCGCGCCCCATTCGTCGACCATGATTTTTCGCAACCGAGCGTGCGCGGGGACGCCCGCGCCGCCTGAGGGAGCAGAGTGATGAACCAAGAGGTTATGGCCCTTTTCGGGCATGCCCCCGGCACCCAGGCCTTCGATCAGATCAAGATCTCGATCGCCTCGCCGGACAAGATCCGCGCCTGGTCGCATGGCGAGATCAAGAAGCCGGAAACCATCAACTACCGGACCTTCAAGCCGGAACGCGACGGTTTGTTCTGCGCCAAGATCTTCGGGCCGATCAAGGACTACGAGTGCCTGTGCGGCAAGTACAAGCGCATGAAGTATCGCGGCATCACCTGCGAGAAGTGCGGCGTCGAAGTCACGCTCTCGAAGGTCCGGCGCGAGCGCATGGGCCATATCGAGCTGGCCTCGCCGGTCGCCCATATCTGGTTCCTGAAGTCGCTGCCGTCGCGCATCGGCCTGCTGCTCGACATGACCCTGAAGGACCTCGAGCGCATCCTCTATTTCGAGATGTATGTGGTTACCGAGCCGGGCCTGACCGCGCTGAAGCGTAACCAGCTGCTGACCGAGGAAGACTATATCCGCGCCCAGGACGAATACGGCGAGGACAGCTTCGAGGCCGGCATCGGCGCCGAGGCGATCCGCAAGATGCTGGAAAAGCTCGACCTCGAGGGCGAGCGCGACGAACTGCGGCAGGAACTGGCCACGACCACCTCGGAAGCCAAGCCGAAGAAGATCGTGAAGCGCCTGAAGCTGGTCGAGAGCTTCATCGAGAGCGGCAACCGCCCGGAATGGATGATCCTGACCGTGGTTCCGGTGATCCCGCCGGAACTGCGCCCGCTCGTCCCCCTGGACGGCGGCCGTTTCGCGACCTCCGACCTGAACGACCTCTACCGCCGCGTCATCAACCGCAACAACCGCCTGAAGCGCCTGATCGAACTGCGTGCGCCGGACATCATCGTCCGCAACGAAAAGCGCATGCTCCAGGAAGCGGTGGACGCCCTGTTCGACAACGGCCGCCGCGGCCGGGTGATCACGGGCGCCAACAAGCGGCCGCTGAAGTCGATCTCCGACATGCTGAAGGGCAAGCAGGGCCGGTTCCGCCAGAACCTGCTCGGCAAGCGCGTCGACTATTCGGGCCGTTCGGTGATCACCGTGGGCCCCGAACTGAAGCTGCATCAATGCGGCCTGCCGAAGAAGATGGCGCTTGAGCTGTTCAAGCCCTTCATCTACGCCAAGCTCGACCTGAAGGGCATCGCCACCACCATCAAGATGGCGAAGAAGATGGTGGAGAAGGAGCGGCCGGAGGTCTGGGACATCCTCGAAGAGGTGATCCGCGAACATCCGGTGATGCTGAACCGCGCGCCGACCCTGCACCGCCTGGGTATCCAGGCCTTCGAGCCGACGCTGATCGAAGGCAAGGCGATCCAGCTGCACCCGCTGGTCTGCGCCGCCTTCAACGCCGACTTCGACGGCGACCAGATGGCGGTCCATGTGCCGCTGTCGCTGGAAGCCCAGCTCGAAGCGCGCGTGCTGATGATGTCGACCAACAACATCCTCAGCCCCGCCAACGGCAAGCCGATCATCGTGCCGTCGCAGGATATCGTCCTCGGTATCTATTACCTGACGATGGAACGCCCGAACGAGCCGGGCGAGGGCATGGCCTTCACCAATATCAACGAAATCCAGGCGGCGCTGGATTCGGGTGCCGCCACCCTGCACACCAAGATCCGCTCGCGCCTGCATACGGTCGACAGCGAGGGCAACCCGATCGTCGTCCGCGTGGAGACCACGCCGGGCCGCATGCTGCTGTCCGAGATCCTGCCGCGGCACCCGAACGTGCCGTTCAGCATGATCAACAAGCTGCTGACCAAGAAGGACGTCTCGACCGTCATCGACACGGTCTACCGTCACTGCGGCCAGAAGGAGACGGTGATCTTCGCCGACCGCCTGATGGCACTCGGTTTCAACCGCGCCTGCCGCGCCGGCATTTCCTTCGGCAAGGACGACATGGTCATCCCGAAGGCGAAGGATGCGCTGGTCGCCGCGACCCAGGAACAGGCCAAGGAATACGAGCAGCAGTATCTCGACGGCCTGATCACCCAGGGCGAGAAGTACAACAAGGTCATCGACGCCTGGGCCCAGTGCACCGACAAGGTCGCGGACGAGATGATGAAGGAAATCTCGTCGGTCGTGATGGACGACAAGACCGGCCGCGCCAAGCCGATCAACTCGATCTACATGATGGCCCATTCCGGCGCCCGCGGCTCGGCCGCCCAGATGAAGCAGCTGGCCGGCATGCGCGGCCTGATGGCCAAGCCGTCGGGCGAAATCATCGAGACGCCGATCATCTCGAACTTCAAGGAAGGCCTCTCGGTTCTCGAATACTTCAACTCGACCCACGGCGCCCGCAAGGGCCTGGCGGATACGGCGCTGAAGACCGCGAACTCGGGCTATCTCACCCGCCGCCTGGTCGACGTGGCGCAGGACTGCATCATCGTCATCGACGATTGCGGCACCTCGAACGGCCTGACCGTGACCGAAGTGGTCGAGGGCGGCGACGTCATCGAGCCGCTGGGCGACCGTATCCTGGGCCGGACCGCGGCGATCGACGTGGTCGATCCCTCGACCTCGGCGCTGATCGTCGCCGCCGGCGAGATGATCCTCGAGGACGACGTCGAGCGCGTTTCCAAGGCCGGCGTGCAGTCGGTGCTGATCCGCTCGGTGCTCACCTGCGAGGCCGAGGGCGGCGCCTGCGCCAAGTGCTATGGCCGTGACCTGGCCCGCGGCACCTCGGTCAACATGGGCGAGGCGGTGGGCGTCATCGCCGCCCAGTCGATCGGCGAGCCGGGCACCCAGCTCACCATGCGCACCTTCCACATCGGCGGCGCCGCGCAGTTCTCGGAAAAGAACAGCGTCGAAGCCACGGTCGACGGCACGATCAAGATCAACAACCGTCACATCGTGGTCGACAGCTCGGGCCGCATGATCGTGATGAGCCGCAACTGCGAGCTCGTCCTGATCGACGGCAACGGCCGCGAGCGTGCGCGTCACCGCGTCCCCTACGGCGCCCGCCTGTTCTTCGACGACGGCCAGAGCGTGACCAAGGGCGCCAAGCTGGTGGAATGGGATCCCCGGACCCTGCCCATCATCTCGGAACGCGAGGGTTACGCGGCGTTCATGGACCTCGTCGAGGGTGTCTCGATGCGCGAGGTCATGGACGAAGCGACCGGCATCGCCAACAAGGAAGTCATCGACTGGCGCGGCCAGCCGAAGGCCGGCGACCTGCGCCCGCGTATCGGCCTGCGCGACGAGCGCGGCAACCCGATCCTGCAGCCGAACGGCACGGAAGTGCGCTACTTCCTGGCCGCCGGCGCCATTCTCTCGGTCGAGGACGGCG from Zavarzinia compransoris encodes:
- the rpoB gene encoding DNA-directed RNA polymerase subunit beta, producing MAISFTGRKRVRKSFGRIPEVTTMPNLIEVQKSSYDQFLQIDIPAEKRTDTGIQGVFKSVFPIKDFSENAHLEFVKYEFEHPKYDVEECQQRGMTFAAPLKVTLRLIVFETDEDTGAKSVLDIKEQDVYMGDMPLMTANGTFIVNGTERVIVSQMHRSPGVFFDHDRGKTHSSGKYLFAARVIPYRGSWLDFEFDAKDIVHVRIDRRRKLPVTTLLFALGLTAEEILNHFYRTLVFRRSGSAGQGQWRTPFEPERLRGVKPLVDLIDAKTGSVVVAAGTKVTPRMAKKLREEGVEELFVSSSDLVGRYAAYDMVNEETGEILIEAGEELTEAAVKLLEDSGVDEFQALDIDHVTVGPYVRNTMMADKSQSYEQALIEIYRVMRPGEPPTLETASALFQGLLFDEERYDLSAVGRVKMNSRLNLETPDTQRTLRKEDILAVIKTLVELKDGRGEIDDIDHLGNRRVRSVGELMENQYRIGLLRMERAIRERMSSVEIATVMPHDLINAKPAAAAVREFFGSSQLSQFMDQTNPLSEITHKRRLSALGPGGLTRERAGFEVRDVHPTHYGRICPIETPEGPNIGLINSLATYARVNQYGFIETPYRKVVDNKVTNEVVYLSAMEEGKYTIAQANAELDAEGRFTADLVSCREAGEFEMRLPTSIQLMDVSPKQLVSVAAALIPFLENDDANRALMGSNMQRQAVPLIKAEAPLVGTGMEATVARDSGVTIVARRPGVVDQIDGTRIVVRATEETDPAASGVDIYRLSKFQRSNQNTCITQRPLVKVGDRVNRGDIIADGPSTELGELALGRNVLVAFMPWNGYNFEDSILISERIVSEDVFTSIHIEEFEVMARDTKLGPEEITRDIPNIGEEGLKNLDEAGIVYIGAEVKPGDILVGKVTPKGESPMTPEEKLLRAIFGEKASDVRDTSLRLPPGVAGTVVEVRVFNRHGVDKDERALAIEREQIETLAKDRDDELAILERNVYGRLKGLLAGKTVASGPKGMRSGVVVDEAGLGELTKGQWWQIAIKGDEQANHDVEALKKHFDEAKDRLQKRFEDKVEKLQRGDELQPGVMKMVKVFVAVKRKLQPGDKMAGRHGNKGVISRIMPREDMPYLEDGTNVDIVLNPLGVPSRMNVGQILETHLGWAAAGLGRQIGEVADKIRRGNQEANALRDKLRAIYSAAEYAEKIEPLEDGQLLEMADNLRRGVPMATPVFDGAQPSDIEHYLERAGFATSGQSTLLDGRTGEAFDRKVTVGYIYMLKLHHLVDDKIHARSIGPYSLVTQQPLGGKAQFGGQRFGEMEVWALQAYGAAYTLQEMLTVKSDDVAGRTKVYEAIVRGEDNFEAGIPESFNVLVMEMRSLGLNVDMGGKDAA
- the rpoC gene encoding DNA-directed RNA polymerase subunit beta', coding for MNQEVMALFGHAPGTQAFDQIKISIASPDKIRAWSHGEIKKPETINYRTFKPERDGLFCAKIFGPIKDYECLCGKYKRMKYRGITCEKCGVEVTLSKVRRERMGHIELASPVAHIWFLKSLPSRIGLLLDMTLKDLERILYFEMYVVTEPGLTALKRNQLLTEEDYIRAQDEYGEDSFEAGIGAEAIRKMLEKLDLEGERDELRQELATTTSEAKPKKIVKRLKLVESFIESGNRPEWMILTVVPVIPPELRPLVPLDGGRFATSDLNDLYRRVINRNNRLKRLIELRAPDIIVRNEKRMLQEAVDALFDNGRRGRVITGANKRPLKSISDMLKGKQGRFRQNLLGKRVDYSGRSVITVGPELKLHQCGLPKKMALELFKPFIYAKLDLKGIATTIKMAKKMVEKERPEVWDILEEVIREHPVMLNRAPTLHRLGIQAFEPTLIEGKAIQLHPLVCAAFNADFDGDQMAVHVPLSLEAQLEARVLMMSTNNILSPANGKPIIVPSQDIVLGIYYLTMERPNEPGEGMAFTNINEIQAALDSGAATLHTKIRSRLHTVDSEGNPIVVRVETTPGRMLLSEILPRHPNVPFSMINKLLTKKDVSTVIDTVYRHCGQKETVIFADRLMALGFNRACRAGISFGKDDMVIPKAKDALVAATQEQAKEYEQQYLDGLITQGEKYNKVIDAWAQCTDKVADEMMKEISSVVMDDKTGRAKPINSIYMMAHSGARGSAAQMKQLAGMRGLMAKPSGEIIETPIISNFKEGLSVLEYFNSTHGARKGLADTALKTANSGYLTRRLVDVAQDCIIVIDDCGTSNGLTVTEVVEGGDVIEPLGDRILGRTAAIDVVDPSTSALIVAAGEMILEDDVERVSKAGVQSVLIRSVLTCEAEGGACAKCYGRDLARGTSVNMGEAVGVIAAQSIGEPGTQLTMRTFHIGGAAQFSEKNSVEATVDGTIKINNRHIVVDSSGRMIVMSRNCELVLIDGNGRERARHRVPYGARLFFDDGQSVTKGAKLVEWDPRTLPIISEREGYAAFMDLVEGVSMREVMDEATGIANKEVIDWRGQPKAGDLRPRIGLRDERGNPILQPNGTEVRYFLAAGAILSVEDGGKINGGDVLARIPLESAKTRDITGGLPRVAELFEARRPKDHAIIAERSGRVEFGKDYKNKRRLILQPLEGDLAEPQEYLIPKGKHIAVQEGDIIQKGDYLLDGNPAPHDILKVMGVEALARYLVNEIQDVYRLQGVKINDKHIEVIVRQMLQKVEIEDSGATTFLQGEQVDRAEFEEENLRTIKLGLRPATGSPVLQGITKASLQTRSFISAASFQETTRVLTEAATAGKVDSLVGLKENVIVGRLIPAGTGAMMNRLKEVAHSRDKELAAIEAGNPPAVDSTNAA